The Pyrus communis chromosome 2, drPyrComm1.1, whole genome shotgun sequence genome includes a window with the following:
- the LOC137726049 gene encoding uncharacterized protein gives MATLPSSVSSSSRPLIPLCRPRPIFRYVTTTTNSRTRRFSALVFASSASPFDDLRRPIRPPKSKKSVLADLIQEIEPLNVSLIQKDVPPTTVDAMKRTISGMLGLLPSDQFQVLIEALWKPLSKLLVSSMMTGYTLRNAEYRLCLERNFDLCEDKLEKQTPKNGKVDLQGMLLESANIIKFPAKDKFSSNAGEVAEDSLENIDIQGLGEVSPEAQQYILQLQAHLSSAKKELHEVKRKSAALQMQQFVGEEKNDLLDYLRSLQPEEVAELSEPTSPELKEIIHSVIHGLLATLSPKMHSKAPPSSESASAGVINGESEDCAELVENTSLHFQPLISLTRDYLARLLFWCMLLGHYLKGLEYRMELTELLSLTSNAESDTPDDDQTA, from the exons ATGGCGACCCTTCCCTCCTCCGTCTCCTCCTCTTCTCGTCCTCTAATTCCTCTCTGCCGCCCTCGTCCTATCTTCCGCTACGTCACCACAACCACTAACTCCAGAACTAGAAGATTCTCAGCTCTAGTTTTCGCTTCTTCCGCTTCTCCTTTTGATGATCTTAGGCGCCCAATCCGGCCCCCCAAGTCCAAG AAGTCAGTTCTCGCAGATTTGATACAAGAGATAGAACCCTTGAACGTGAGCCTTATTCAGAAAGATGTTCCACCTACTACCGTGGATGCCATGAAAAGGACCATTTCAGGCATGTTGGGCTTACTTCCATCTGATCAATTTCAAGTTCTTATTGAGGCCTTATGGAAACCCCTCTCTAAGTTGTTGGTTTCTTCAATGATGACTGG GTATACTCTAAGGAATGCCGAATATAGGCTTTGTCTAGAACGGAATTTTGATCTATGTGAAGATAAGCTtgaaaaacaaacaccaaaaaatGGTAAAGTTGATTTGCAAGGGATGTTGCTTGAAAGTGCAAATATTATCAAATTTCCTGCAAAAGATAAGTTTTCTTCCAATGCCGGAGAAGTTGCTGAAGACTCATTGGAGAATATTGATATTCAAGGCCTTGGTGAAGTGTCTCCTGAGGCTCAACAATATATTCTTCAGTTGCAGGCTCATTTATCTTCTGCCAAAAAG GAACTCCATGAAGTCAAGAGGAAAAGTGCTGCTCTTCAAATGCAACAGTTTGTTGGGGAAGAAAAGAATGATTTGCTGGACTATTTGAGATCGTTACAGCCAGAAGAG GTAGCTGAGCTATCAGAACCAACGTCCCCTGAACTGAAAGAAATAATCCACTCTGTTATCCATGGTCTACTTGCAACCCTTTCTCCAAAGATGCATTCTAAGGCACCTCCTTCATCCGAGAGTGCCTCAGCTGGAGTAATAAATGGTGAGAGTGAAGATTGTGCTGAACTTGTTGAAAACACTTCACTTCATTTTCAGCCCCTTATTTCATTAACGCGGGACTACCTGGCGCGTCTCCTCTTCTG GTGCATGCTGTTAGGACACTACCTCAAGGGTCTAGAGTATCGGATGGAGCTGACGGAGCTTCTATCCCTGACAAGCAATGCTGAAAGCGATACCCCTGATGATGATCAAACTGCCTAA